Proteins from a genomic interval of Ictalurus furcatus strain D&B chromosome 2, Billie_1.0, whole genome shotgun sequence:
- the LOC128617091 gene encoding G-protein coupled receptor 6, giving the protein MSNMQLSLFRAITVKMNESATANESVAGFPMASWVEAGAFSGNSSLALSSSSLFLDFPINPWDIMLCLSGTVIACENAIVVAIIFYTPTLRTPMFVLIGSLATADLLAGVGLILNFAFQYLISSETVSLITVGFLVASFTASISSLLAITVDRYFSLYNALTYLSERTLHCVHLMLLGAWGASLGLGILPVLGWNCVHDTASCSVVPPITRTNVALLAVAFFTIFLLMLGLYCKICKIMCRHAHQIALQRHFLAPSHYAATKKGVSTLAIVLGTFGASWLPFAIYCLVGERDDPAVYTYATLLPATYNSMINPIIYAYRNTEIQRSLYVLFCGSARTDVSYRSRSPSEV; this is encoded by the coding sequence ATGTCTAACATGCAGCTATCTCTCTTCAGGGCGATCACTGTAAAGATGAACGAGAGCGCAACAGCAAACGAGAGCGTGGCGGGATTTCCCATGGCCTCGTGGGTGGAAGCCGGAGCCTTCAGCGGAAACAGCAGCCTGGCgctctcctcatcctccttgtTTCTCGACTTTCCCATAAACCCATGGGACATTATGCTGTGCCTCTCCGGCACTGTGATCGCATGTGAGAACGCCATCGTGGTGGCGATCATCTTCTACACGCCGACTCTGCGCACCCCGATGTTCGTGCTGATCGGCAGCCTTGCGACTGCCGACCTGCTCGCGGGAGTGGGACTGATATTGAACTTTGCGTTCCAGTACTTGATCTCGTCGGAGACGGTCAGCCTGATCACGGTCGGTTTCCTCGTAGCTTCATTCACAGCTTCGATCAGCAGCCTGCTGGCCATCACTGTGGACCGCTACTTCTCTCTGTACAACGCGCTCACCTACCTATCGGAGAGAACGTTGCACTGCGTGCACTTGATGCTCCTGGGCGCGTGGGGAGCATCGCTGGGTCTCGGCATTTTGCCCGTGCTCGGCTGGAACTGCGTGCATGACACGGCTTCCTGCAGCGTCGTGCCGCCGATCACGCGCACCAACGTGGCACTGCTCGCCGTGGCCTTCTTCACCATTTTCCTCCTCATGCTCGGCCTCTACTGCAAGATCTGCAAGATCATGTGCCGTCACGCGCACCAGATAGCGCTTCAGCGCCACTTCCTCGCGCCTTCGCACTACGCCGCCACCAAGAAAGGCGTCTCCACGCTCGCCATCGTCCTGGGCACGTTTGGCGCGAGCTGGCTGCCCTTCGCCATCTACTGCTTGGTGGGCGAGCGCGATGACCCGGCCGTGTACACCTACGCCACGCTACTTCCGGCCACCTACAACTCCATGATCAACCCGATCATCTACGCGTACCGCAACACTGAGATCCAGCGCTCGCTCTATGTGCTTTTCTGCGGCAGTGCGCGCACCGACGTGTCCTATCGTTCCAGATCACCGAGCGAGGTCTAG